From the genome of Danio rerio strain Tuebingen ecotype United States chromosome 2, GRCz12tu, whole genome shotgun sequence, one region includes:
- the si:ch211-119o8.4 gene encoding somatostatin receptor type 5 — MPAIVNLLFNTVSTNTTISFSLVLPLVSILSLLVGVGGHLLMWLVLMRNPRRRSKPSSVLLLNLSFADLCALLTLPCVLLSASSQNWQLGGGVCVLLSFMTSLTAGVDIFSLAALSVLRYRIVAPSTRPPATPAQVAGTVAVIWLVSIAMALPKVTYIQFDGGCTWSVGRGHWLGFLVPAFLVYYVAPLLCIALHCGLIITHLYRCRGTLAADHRNKKATALLIGSTLVFAISWLPYYVLEFVNVLSPSLNSASPGPDPTAPSSASSTEVSLLWEVTSLSAILLICLAPCWNPPLYFLLSKPALRQLRGLLMHQHWRAATLLQHIVPKHAPTQPHSQPGS; from the exons ATGCCTGCGATTGTGAATCTGCTCTTCAACACAGTCTCCACCAACACCACCATCTCCTTCTCTCTGGTGCTGCCTCTGGTCAGCATCCTCTCTCTGCTGGTGGGAGTCGGAGGTCACCTACTCATGTGGTTGGTTTTGATGCGTAACCCTCGGCGTCGTTCAAAGCCCAGCTCGGTCCTCCTGTTAAACCTGAGTTTTGCTGATCTGTGCGCTCTGCTCACCTTGCCCTGTGTGCTGCTGAGCGCCAGCTCTCAGAACTGGCAGCTGGGAGGAGGCGTTTGTGTGTTGTTGAGCTTCATGACCTCCCTGACCGCTGGAGTGGACATCTTCAGCCTGGCTGCGCTCTCTGTGCTGCGTTATCGAATAGTGGCTCCCTCGACACGGCCTCCAGCCACCCCTGCGCAGGT AGCTGGCACGGTTGCTGTTATCTGGCTGGTTTCCATCGCCATGGCCCTGCCTAAAGTCACATACATCCAGTTTGATGGTGGCTGCACGTGGTCAGTAGGTCGCGGCCACTGGTTAGGCTTCCTTGTTCCTGCATTTCTAGTGTATTACGTGGCTCCTCTCCTCTGCATTGCCCTGCACTGCGGGCTCATCATCACACACCTCTACCGTTGCCGGGGCACTCTAGCCGCAGACCATCGCAACAAAAAAGCCACCGCCCTCCTTATCGGCTCCACACTGGTGTTTGCCATCAGCTGGCTGCCTTACTACGTGCTGGAGTTCGTCAATGTTTTATCGCCCTCCCTCAATTCTGCAAGCCCCGGCCCCGATCCCACCGCCCCATCATCAGCGTCAAGCACGGAGGTGTCTCTGCTGTGGGAGGTGACCTCGCTGTCTGCCATTCTCCTGATTTGTCTGGCACCTTGCTGGAATCCACCACTCTACTTCCTGCTATCTAAACCGGCCCTGAGGCAGCTGAGAGGGCTGCTCATGCACCAGCACTGGAGAGCTGCTACCCTCCTGCAGCACATAGTGCCAAAACACGCTCCCACACAACCCCACTCACAGCCTGGGTCTTAA